One Kineococcus aurantiacus genomic window carries:
- a CDS encoding NAD(P)H-binding protein, producing the protein MTTYAVTAASGHLGRLAVEALLERGVPAADVVAVVRTPAKVADLADRGVVVRPGDYSDPASLPAALAGVDRLLLVSGSEVGQRVAQHTNVVEAAKAAGVQRIVYTSLLRADTTQSPLAPEHKATEEVLAASGLQHVVLRNSWYLENYTERLGEYLGSGQVLGATHGGKVSAATRADYAAAAAAALVGEDTTSRTHELAGTTFDFTELAATITDVTGTTVVSRDLPGEEYEQALTGFGLDAGTAGFVAALDASIARGDLFTDSRDLEQLIGRPATTLAEAVRAAHTAA; encoded by the coding sequence ATGACCACGTACGCCGTCACCGCCGCCAGCGGCCACCTCGGACGCCTCGCCGTCGAGGCCCTGCTCGAGCGCGGCGTGCCCGCCGCCGACGTCGTCGCCGTCGTCCGCACCCCCGCCAAGGTCGCCGACCTCGCCGACCGCGGCGTCGTCGTCCGCCCCGGCGACTACTCCGACCCCGCCTCCCTGCCCGCCGCGCTCGCGGGCGTCGACCGGCTGCTGCTCGTCTCCGGCAGCGAGGTCGGGCAGCGCGTCGCCCAGCACACCAACGTCGTCGAGGCCGCGAAGGCCGCCGGGGTGCAGCGGATCGTCTACACGTCCCTGCTGCGCGCCGACACCACGCAGAGCCCGCTGGCCCCCGAGCACAAGGCCACCGAGGAGGTCCTCGCCGCCTCCGGCCTGCAGCACGTCGTCCTGCGCAACAGCTGGTACCTCGAGAACTACACCGAACGGCTCGGCGAGTACCTCGGCTCCGGCCAGGTCCTCGGCGCCACCCACGGCGGGAAGGTCTCGGCCGCCACCCGCGCCGACTACGCCGCCGCCGCCGCGGCCGCCCTGGTCGGCGAGGACACCACCAGCCGCACCCACGAGCTGGCCGGGACCACCTTCGACTTCACCGAGCTCGCCGCCACGATCACCGACGTCACCGGCACGACCGTCGTCTCCCGCGACCTCCCCGGCGAGGAGTACGAGCAGGCGCTGACCGGGTTCGGCCTGGACGCCGGCACGGCCGGTTTCGTCGCCGCCCTCGACGCCTCGATCGCCCGCGGGGACCTGTTCACCGACTCGCGCGACCTGGAGCAGCTCATCGGCCGCCCCGCCACCACCCTGGCCGAGGCCGTCCGCGCCGCCCACACCGCCGCCTGA
- a CDS encoding oxygenase MpaB family protein → MPRPLPRLPLSAVFPPAPGPGTPGDPGVIAPGGPFRRVSAERAVVLGGPAAILLQVAHPLVAEGVAVHSDYAAGPARRLLGTLQAALTVTFGDTDQARAAAREVGRAHAPVRGTTRSAVPGTPAGTPYRANDPDLALWVHATLVWTARRVAERYAGVRLTPAEREGHWQESKPFARLFAVPDQVLPGTVAEFDDYVARTLRGLVVTDAARAVARDVLTQRTSPPLPGVAALARSITADVLPARIAGAYGLPLSPGRRAAAGLTRGLLRAARPVLPRGVAQWPHAEVARRRVQALQPRASTRQG, encoded by the coding sequence GTGCCCCGTCCCCTGCCCCGGCTGCCGCTGAGCGCGGTGTTCCCGCCCGCCCCCGGCCCCGGCACCCCCGGGGACCCGGGGGTCATCGCCCCCGGCGGGCCCTTCCGGCGGGTCAGCGCCGAACGGGCCGTCGTCCTCGGCGGCCCGGCGGCGATCCTCCTGCAGGTCGCGCACCCGCTGGTCGCCGAGGGCGTGGCCGTGCACAGCGACTACGCCGCCGGGCCCGCGCGGCGCCTGCTCGGGACCCTGCAGGCCGCCCTCACCGTGACCTTCGGGGACACCGATCAGGCCCGCGCCGCGGCCCGGGAGGTGGGGCGCGCCCACGCCCCCGTGCGCGGCACGACCCGCAGCGCGGTGCCGGGGACCCCGGCGGGCACCCCGTACCGCGCGAACGACCCCGACCTGGCGCTGTGGGTCCACGCCACGCTGGTGTGGACGGCGCGCCGGGTGGCCGAGCGGTACGCCGGGGTCCGGCTGACCCCGGCCGAGCGGGAAGGGCACTGGCAGGAGTCCAAACCCTTCGCGCGGCTGTTCGCCGTCCCCGACCAGGTGCTGCCCGGGACGGTCGCGGAGTTCGACGACTACGTCGCCCGCACCCTGCGCGGCCTCGTCGTCACCGACGCCGCGCGCGCCGTCGCCCGCGACGTCCTCACCCAGCGCACCTCCCCTCCCCTGCCGGGGGTCGCGGCGCTGGCCCGCAGCATCACGGCCGACGTCCTGCCCGCCCGGATCGCCGGGGCCTACGGGCTGCCCCTGTCCCCCGGCCGGCGCGCGGCCGCCGGCCTCACCCGCGGGCTGCTGCGCGCGGCGCGCCCGGTCCTGCCGCGGGGCGTCGCGCAGTGGCCGCACGCCGAGGTCGCGCGGCGGCGCGTTCAGGCGTTGCAGCCGCGGGCGTCCACCCGCCAGGGCTGA
- a CDS encoding alanine racemase, which translates to MTATPHLLVDPGRVEANLARTHAALSGLAVRPHAKTHKSLEVARRQLAAGAVGLSVATVSEAEVFAQVCDDLFIAYPVFLDAERTARVRALGERARVSVGISGTEALPQLPGLHVLVEVDPGMGRSGAPAADAGRIAAAARDAGLVVDGVFAFPGHSYSPDGRAAAAADEARELARAVESLAAEGVAARVVSGGSTPSLGFADRDVLTEYRPGVYVFGDAQQWELGTTDPADIALTVVATVVARFPGRVVADAGSKVLGADRPGYASGFGRLLDHPDARVSALSEHHATITGFDAPVGTRVRLVPNHVCSAVNLADELQVVGSQPWRVDARGCNA; encoded by the coding sequence GTGACCGCCACCCCGCACCTGCTCGTCGACCCCGGGCGGGTCGAGGCCAACCTCGCCCGCACCCACGCCGCGCTGTCCGGGCTGGCCGTCCGCCCGCACGCCAAGACCCACAAGTCCCTGGAGGTCGCCCGCCGCCAGCTCGCGGCCGGAGCGGTCGGGCTGAGCGTCGCGACGGTCTCGGAGGCCGAGGTGTTCGCGCAGGTCTGCGACGACCTGTTCATCGCCTACCCGGTGTTCCTGGACGCCGAGCGGACCGCGCGGGTGCGGGCGCTCGGTGAGCGCGCCCGCGTCAGCGTCGGGATCAGCGGGACCGAGGCGCTGCCGCAGCTGCCGGGCCTGCACGTGCTCGTCGAGGTCGACCCGGGGATGGGGCGCAGCGGCGCCCCCGCCGCCGACGCCGGCCGGATCGCGGCGGCGGCGCGGGACGCGGGGCTCGTCGTGGACGGCGTGTTCGCCTTCCCCGGGCACTCCTACAGCCCCGACGGCCGGGCGGCCGCGGCCGCCGACGAGGCGCGGGAACTGGCGCGAGCGGTGGAGTCGCTGGCGGCCGAGGGCGTCGCGGCCCGCGTCGTCAGCGGCGGGTCCACGCCGTCGCTGGGCTTCGCCGACCGGGACGTCCTGACGGAGTACCGGCCCGGGGTGTACGTCTTCGGCGACGCCCAGCAGTGGGAGCTGGGCACCACCGACCCCGCCGACATCGCCCTGACCGTCGTGGCGACGGTCGTGGCCCGCTTCCCCGGCCGGGTCGTCGCCGACGCGGGCAGCAAGGTCCTGGGCGCCGACCGGCCCGGGTACGCCAGCGGTTTCGGCCGGCTCCTGGACCACCCGGACGCGCGGGTCAGCGCGCTGTCGGAGCACCACGCGACCATCACGGGCTTCGACGCCCCGGTGGGCACGCGCGTGCGCCTGGTGCCCAACCACGTGTGCTCGGCCGTGAACCTGGCCGACGAGCTGCAGGTGGTGGGGTCTCAGCCCTGGCGGGTGGACGCCCGCGGCTGCAACGCCTGA
- a CDS encoding serine hydrolase, with amino-acid sequence MPALTAETVTAAADVAARWIAFRCERSQVPGVQFAVRLGGELLHSSAHGSADLGRGAPLTTGHVFRVASHSKTFTATAVLRLAEQGRLRLDDDLATHVPWVAGEDAELGRASLRELLGHAAGVTRDGTAGDHWQLAGEFPDVAAVRAAVRTGGSLLPRSSRFKYSNVGYALLGLVVEAVTGTGYADHLREVLAPLGLSRTTPDLPAAGELATGYSALAAGPRRPLPHAATGAMAPAAGFCSTAEDLTAWFTSHAEGREGLLSPRSRRLAQRAEWSTGPGPGTYGLGFGRDEVGGRDLVGHGGGFPGHATRSLLDPRSGLAVSVLTNCADGPAGEFALGAVKLVDLFAQRWSPVRAGVTPGVDLDAFCGRWASLWGVTDVVRAGGSLLVLDPDSGEPADAPKVLEVLDARTLRVVDDHGYGEVGETWRLGERPDGTPTLRASSGAVLVPLERCAP; translated from the coding sequence GTGCCCGCGCTCACCGCCGAGACCGTCACCGCCGCCGCCGACGTCGCCGCCCGCTGGATCGCCTTCCGCTGCGAGCGGTCGCAGGTCCCGGGGGTGCAGTTCGCGGTCCGCCTCGGCGGGGAACTGCTGCACTCCAGCGCCCACGGGTCCGCCGACCTCGGGCGCGGTGCGCCGCTGACCACCGGCCACGTGTTCCGCGTCGCCTCGCACTCCAAGACCTTCACGGCGACGGCCGTGCTGCGCCTGGCCGAGCAGGGCCGGCTGCGCCTGGACGACGACCTCGCCACCCACGTGCCCTGGGTGGCCGGGGAGGACGCCGAACTGGGGCGGGCGAGCCTGCGGGAACTGCTGGGCCACGCCGCGGGGGTGACCCGCGACGGGACCGCGGGCGACCACTGGCAGCTCGCCGGGGAGTTCCCCGACGTGGCCGCGGTGCGGGCCGCGGTGCGCACCGGGGGTTCCCTGCTGCCCCGGTCCTCCCGCTTCAAGTACTCCAACGTCGGGTACGCGCTGCTGGGCCTCGTCGTCGAGGCCGTCACCGGGACCGGCTACGCCGACCACCTGCGCGAGGTCCTGGCCCCGCTGGGGTTGTCGCGCACGACACCGGACCTGCCCGCGGCCGGCGAGCTGGCCACGGGCTACTCCGCGCTGGCGGCCGGCCCGCGCCGGCCGCTGCCGCACGCCGCGACCGGGGCGATGGCACCCGCGGCGGGTTTCTGCTCCACGGCCGAGGACCTCACGGCGTGGTTCACCTCCCACGCCGAGGGCCGGGAGGGGCTGCTGTCCCCGCGCTCCCGGCGGCTCGCGCAGCGGGCGGAGTGGAGCACCGGGCCGGGGCCGGGGACCTACGGGCTGGGGTTCGGCCGCGACGAGGTCGGCGGCCGGGACCTCGTCGGGCACGGCGGCGGGTTCCCCGGCCACGCCACCCGCAGCCTGCTGGACCCGCGCAGCGGCCTGGCCGTCAGCGTCCTGACGAACTGCGCCGACGGCCCCGCCGGTGAGTTCGCCCTGGGCGCGGTGAAGCTCGTCGACCTGTTCGCGCAGCGCTGGTCTCCCGTGCGTGCGGGCGTGACCCCGGGCGTGGACCTGGACGCCTTCTGCGGGCGCTGGGCCAGCCTGTGGGGCGTGACCGACGTCGTGCGGGCCGGCGGGAGCCTTCTGGTGCTCGACCCCGACTCCGGCGAACCCGCCGACGCGCCCAAGGTCCTGGAGGTCCTCGACGCCCGCACGCTGCG